The Marinobacter szutsaonensis sequence CTTCACACAGCGCGGTTTCACCCTCATCGAAATCATGGTGGTGATGGTCATTCTGGGCCTGCTGGTCGCCATCGTGGCGCCCAACATCATGGGGCGGAGCGATCAGGCCAAGGTAACCATCGCCGAGACCCAGCTGAAGAACATCCAGAGCGCTCTCGACCTGTACCGGTTGGATAACAGCCACTATCCCTCTACCCAGCAAGGTCTGGAGGCACTGGTATCGCGGCCCAGCGGCAGCCCCGAGCCGAAAAACTGGAACCAGGATGGCTACCTCAAGAGCGTTCCCGAAGATCCCTGGGGTAACCAGTTCCAGTACGTAAGCCCGGGCACCGAAGGCCCCTACGATCTGTATTCCTATGGCGCTGACGGTCAGGAAGGCGGTGACGGTGATGCTGCCGATATCAGCGTCTGGAAAACCGAGGGCTGATTGGCTGTGCAGTACAGGACAACGCAAAGCGGCTTTACGCTGATAGAGATCCTCGTTGTCCTGATTGTAGTGGGGCTCCTGGCCTCTCTTGCGGTATTCACCATGGGAGGCAGTTCCCAGCAGAGGGAGCTGGAAAATGAGGTCCGGGAGCTTTATTTGCTGATGCAGACTGCCTCTGAACAGGCGGTGCTCAACAATCTCGAGATGGGCGTCAGGCTGGAAGACGGTGGTTACCAGTTCGTGGCCTTCCAGGACCGGAACGCCGAGTGGAAAGCGTCCGGGGAAAGGATTTTTCAGGCCAGGGCTTTCCCGGACTGGCTGGTGGCGACCGAATACATTGAAAACGATGCCCCCAGGCTGGCGTCCGAGGAGGATCGCCAACTGCCCGATATCGTATTTTTCTCCAGTGGTGAGACCACGCCGTTCCAGATCGAATTTACCCCAGGCAGCAACACCGACTATATGCATGTGCTGGAGTCGGACGGGGTAACCGGTATCCACTGGCGCAAGCCCGGCTCAGAGGACGAGCTCTGATGGAACGCGCCCGTGGCTTTACCCTCATTGAAGTTCTGGTGGCGTTGCTGGTTTTCGGCCTGATTGCCACTGCGGCGGCCGAGGTGGGCAGCCAGTATATATCCAGTTTCGAACGCATCCGCGACAAAACCCTGGCCGGTTGGATCGCGGACAATCGCATTAACGCCATCCGCCTCGAGGAAGAGCTCCCCGGCATCTCCGAGAATTCCACCGACACGGATTATGGACCTTTCCGGTGGCAGGTAACGACAGCAGTGAAAGCCACGGCTGAACCCACCATGCGGCGGATAGAAGTATCCGTGGCCAAGTACACCGATGAAGTCAGTGATCCGGTGCCGCTTCATACGCTTTCCGCGTTCGTGGGGGAGAAGTGATGCGCCAGTCCGGTTTCACCCTCATGGAAGTGCTGATTGCGGTAACTATCACTGCAGTGATCGGCCTGGGTGTCTGGCAGGTCATCAACGGCGTGGTCAATTCAAGGGACCGGGTCAATGAGCTGGCCGAGGAGTTCGATCGCATCCAGCGCGCCATGCTGCTCCTGGAGCGGGACATCACCCAGGTGGTGAATCGTTCCGCGCGGGATGTCTACGGTGACTTTCAGCCGGCACTGACCAGCCGCGAGGAAGGGTATGCCCTGTTGCTGACCCGCCAGGGTTGGCGTAACCCGCTGGGACTGAGGCGCAGCGGGCTGCAAAGGGCGGGCTGGGAATACACCGGTACCGAGCTCTTTCGCCGCTACTGGCCGACGGTGGACCAGGGCCAGGAAGACAACAGCGAGAACGTCCTGCTTCTTGAGGACATAACCGCCTTTGAGGTGCGTTTCATGAACAGCGAACGCAGCTGGCAGGAAGACTGGCCGTCGGATGATGACCTGGCGGGCCTGACCCCGGGGGACCGCCCGGAAATCCCGTTTCCCCTTGGCATTGAAGTCACCATAGAACACGAGCGATTTGGCGAGCTGGTCCGTACCTTTGCCCTGCCGGACTTTGATCCGGCGGCAGCCCAGGGACTGGTCAACCAGGCAAACGAAGCCGCCACCGAAACCGACGAGGAAGAAGAGGACGAACAACAACCCGAACAGC is a genomic window containing:
- the gspG gene encoding type II secretion system major pseudopilin GspG, which codes for MTSKTMNKRFTQRGFTLIEIMVVMVILGLLVAIVAPNIMGRSDQAKVTIAETQLKNIQSALDLYRLDNSHYPSTQQGLEALVSRPSGSPEPKNWNQDGYLKSVPEDPWGNQFQYVSPGTEGPYDLYSYGADGQEGGDGDAADISVWKTEG
- the gspH gene encoding type II secretion system minor pseudopilin GspH, whose product is MQYRTTQSGFTLIEILVVLIVVGLLASLAVFTMGGSSQQRELENEVRELYLLMQTASEQAVLNNLEMGVRLEDGGYQFVAFQDRNAEWKASGERIFQARAFPDWLVATEYIENDAPRLASEEDRQLPDIVFFSSGETTPFQIEFTPGSNTDYMHVLESDGVTGIHWRKPGSEDEL
- the gspI gene encoding type II secretion system minor pseudopilin GspI, which translates into the protein MERARGFTLIEVLVALLVFGLIATAAAEVGSQYISSFERIRDKTLAGWIADNRINAIRLEEELPGISENSTDTDYGPFRWQVTTAVKATAEPTMRRIEVSVAKYTDEVSDPVPLHTLSAFVGEK
- the gspJ gene encoding type II secretion system minor pseudopilin GspJ translates to MRQSGFTLMEVLIAVTITAVIGLGVWQVINGVVNSRDRVNELAEEFDRIQRAMLLLERDITQVVNRSARDVYGDFQPALTSREEGYALLLTRQGWRNPLGLRRSGLQRAGWEYTGTELFRRYWPTVDQGQEDNSENVLLLEDITAFEVRFMNSERSWQEDWPSDDDLAGLTPGDRPEIPFPLGIEVTIEHERFGELVRTFALPDFDPAAAQGLVNQANEAATETDEEEEDEQQPEQPPEQQPGQETTTQPGGAAG